In Plasmodium gaboni strain SY75 chromosome 14, whole genome shotgun sequence, one genomic interval encodes:
- a CDS encoding hypothetical protein (conserved Plasmodium protein, unknown function), with the protein MNITESNKNDDKEKNKEGNDETDNSNLKRKNEGFLIRSFKRIKHKIKGDDDNNDDENYDNDNNDEYENKDIVIDEDNNKNIENVNKNDDNKNGEPLILNGQSYIDESLKNDMNENYNYKYNKKSKKVISEDYENEDIDEKKKKERKAEDININKKIVSKKSSKNEFRNIHKNVNKDRTDYIKEKEDNINKRIDREKKHIRKSLKEKRIHYKKGKKDRRDFEEDDDDDDEDDEDEDDDENNDEMKGFIVDSDEEDYSDDDSSDDDSDDDSDGDSDDDSDDDSNDDADNDNKKYNEDVDDIIREKEKKKKRKMKKKKKKKKKKKKYDYFENKSLDDEDLELIAENTGIQVIRNEKDTKHRRLKKIKDSNDEDDSYDHLSMNENKTNELKDKDDFIDDSEITLRKKKGDINNNLFNYADNLSDTRENDKHGLQEGDEDLEEEEGYGITSDNIYKNDSYIHNVITQTFGDINAVLDIINASPSKKKKKYDYEDDEIESDYDDEEDQDSKDIIVDDEYPSRKKRKNKKKMVSFFDDINESMKRMGMDDDDSDYEIDENEKYDDQEGMEEIEEEYDEYNEYAEDDYEDEDEEDDEEDDDEDEDDEEDDEEEEDDDDNIYEQEYNKIYEHEYDDFDEEEHASAHRLGELYKEDEEAKEDIDMDHKDKDKDKDNDTLDIDQDDTQKERNITEEENQEEDKNNILSIEDESQVVKESKENKNLFDDENKIEKKEKPKKKKNKKKKKRLDLIVSDNWKKIAEPDEALNQLLTKRDDLIRNTDMPERFFNIYKKRQKKLNKKMLLIESKWILHKLKEKYPTYFTYKNFEKIIEETYNKTYDINVNDFLNDSFLLKKCILTLHMLIKYNNEIPYIIFHKSYLIFPPFNINMLWDIYELDQSWYKTFIKVRKLSCRLKRLSKANNIHMDIFDILNKYNEIYYEDVNIYYYYMKNNLLNTNNNNNNNNYSNNINNFDDSHNNNNNQNILSLKNNDNDKDLFGEDIINNDKESKENNIYMKDDLFGEDILVDEKNKENNNNNDEFEKNNILDMNKIKIHSDEKEDNKNNLYNKFNERNIPGLQFLEYVKKNKFNIWDEYLLTTEEFYENICYLYNLIRNEKIYPSENIYDDHEKNKYNHNKDDYDNDDYLNKGEKKKLNKKENLKIFKYNCSKIKNMVSNVPEIYINDLNVESQIEDWCKSFFPREVSNNKEIFKTLICYYSKLLASHPCIKYIFRFFFLKYSSITTVSTNIGEMNVDICNSDYFVYRLYRLPIYYLLTNEHRNQFLLDQNEDTYNNRRDTKNSYRHSNYSNNYTSDYTNNCTINNDVLPSFQVSHDPCYIHNYNLNFFNTQLDESNIPIYAKKRELENYYHMHKYKHIYLEILKNKENKLVDIIIHPILPHETVPWKSEEYNEREKIKKKKKKNERDIKNSFEKEKNKLIKAEQLDSEWINNILRQLSYAYCYNDMENNNIFVYIQKKILNNFLCVELLPLFKKNLEHLLLSSAQNWLMVYIHQSFYLTLNVKPIKIFKKDIIRNNQEKIKKKRKKESIKNKDDNNNNDDNNDDDYDDDDNYADDEEYSSESKSRASSTSKYEDGMLKMDYNYKKDKKKYYSDDSYHSDMSDHYKKDYMDDKHKEKKKKKDKNKVNDKNKNKNSNNNNNNNNNDNSDKNKDNINDNNNKDNMNNDIINNENTNNHSDNDEEKEEKKKNQSDDKNNVKYSNKTDLFHSTYSSDEYNSEEQNDRKNELKNKKKKSSKMYNEEGKKYKKNINYDNYSDKSGKSYVSNKNDEDKKNKSLLKIMKKNHNVYDVISIVCEYVQYNVRVHLMACDIYGDILKYIYLDNIYTDIIKKEKIPMEKERIAHDLKILKTFIKTIKPDIIVVGIRDVPSYLVYSYILNMFNNNMDRSNIKEENDNIYQKDKHAHKYDDHKYERNEERVNNLNNNKYHIIAESLYIPNLVTNSLKYNKELVDKYTREALMCLSLCHYVQNPLNAILSLFDEDSKSMLIKICLHDLQNYICNYKLQYLFERVMIDVVNKIGCDINFLRKQKKKHLENSLNYICGFGLRKREELMKLLHNTNLNTREDLLNLSSNKKFIGKCVYRNCSSFIRIISNGDDFVEALDNTRIHPSNCYHIIYDMLKNTVEKKNSFMKNKDLYELVNYLIDKKRLIKHIEIKDYARKYYNQANNNKINNNNNNNGDGDYNNNSDNNSNNNNNDNNNVSGDDHNNNSILIKNDTKKMFYNKNKNIYLYPYLKFIKNELLEPYKDYRYIYEKKKEEELFYLIINEKKENLVVGSEVACKINYINKNNGYIGISILPYNIRGVISDSKDFLRQLRNYYNERMNYINSNMEILNSFNNKNNFMNHNNNLKDAQYINNSVIGEVIKGRISAINYNLNNKFETNFYVVVTEENIRKIKKQVFLQNMSYPFSYENLSPLIELDINYDNNNFIQTHFKKLNDNEDFDDFVEDEKNLFIKNKNKYYQNKKFINHPNFKLWNYQEVYTYLKQNNISIGESIIYPSNEINKLYVIIKTCDNPFYIVKFTIYEKNIQQHHNITNRNTHQPIQQIYLINNEQFKSIDQIVTNFCDNLKKNLLELYNHPKCKKRKSFEQVQKELSQEMILKPDNIMWSIIPPIMPEIKNNNNNKGEKNAIQDFNPLRFTLMVIPPIKHQQHLYSNVHSTYEPKDFIVLHDSIYVDHKSFKLWTRTEKNFKYLITWWKEKGYWNRQNERLEYMNEKKKKMEEYNKKLKAVKN; encoded by the coding sequence atgaatataacAGAATCAAACAAGAACGACGACAAAGAGAAAAATAAGGAAGGAAATGATGAAACAGATAATTCAAATTTAAAGAGAAAAAATGAGGGCTTTTTAATTAGAAGTTTTAAAAGgataaaacataaaatcAAAGGAGATGAcgataataatgatgatgaaaattatgataatgataataatgatgagtatgaaaataaagatatagTTATTGATGaggataataataaaaatatcgaaaatgttaataaaaatgatgataataaaaatggggaaccattaatattaaatggGCAATCCTATATAGATGAATCACtaaaaaatgatatgaatgaaaattataattataagtACAATAAGAAAAGTAAAAAAGTAATCTCAGAAGATTATGAAAACGAAGATATTgatgaaaagaaaaagaaagaaagaAAAGCTGAGgatattaatattaataaaaaaattgttaGCAAAAAATCATCAAAAAATGAATTCAgaaatattcataaaaatgtCAATAAAGATAGAACGGattatattaaagaaaaggaagataatattaacaaaCGAATTGATAGAGAAAAGAAACATATTAGAAAAAgtttaaaagaaaaaagaatacACTATAAGAAAGGTAAAAAAGATAGACGAGATTTTGAAGAAGATGATGAcgatgatgatgaagatgatgaagatgaagatgatgatGAGAATAATGATGAAATGAAAGGTTTTATTGTAGATAGTGATGAAGAAGATTATAGTGATGATGATAGTAGTGATGATGACAGTGATGACGACAGTGATGGTGACAGCGATGATGATAGTGATGATGATAGTAACGATGATGCtgataatgataataaaaaatataatgaagatgttgatgatataattagggaaaaggaaaaaaagaaaaaaagaaaaatgaagaaaaagaagaagaaaaaaaagaaaaagaaaaaatatgattattttgaaaataaaagttTAGATGATGAAGATCTAGAACTTATTGCAGAAAATACAGGTATACAAGTAATACgaaatgaaaaagataCTAAACATAGaagattaaaaaaaattaaagatagtaatgatgaagatgatTCTTATGATCATTTATCAatgaatgaaaataaaactaatgaattaaaagataaagaTGATTTTATAGATGATAGTGAAATCActttaagaaaaaaaaaaggagatataaataataatttatttaattatgCAGATAATTTATCTGATACAAGAGAAAATGATAAACATGGATTACAAGAAGGTGATGAAGATTtagaagaagaagaaggATATGGTATCACATCtgataatatttataaaaatgattcatatatacataatgTTATTACTCAAACATTTGGTGATATAAATGCAGTCTTAGATATTATTAATGCTTCTccttcaaaaaaaaaaaaaaaatatgattatGAAGATGATGAAATAGAAAGTGATTATGATGACGAAGAGGATCAAGACTCTAAAGATATTATAGTGGATGATGAATATCCTAGTAGAAAAAAACGcaagaataaaaaaaaaatggtTAGCTTTTTTGATGACATTAATGAAAGTATGAAAAGGATGGGAATGGATGATGATGATTCGGATTATGAAATagatgaaaatgaaaaatatgatgatCAAGAAGGTATGGAAGAAATTGAAGAAGAGtatgatgaatataatgaatatgCAGAAGATGATTATGAAGATgaagatgaagaagatgatgaagaagaCGATGACGAAGACGAGgatgatgaagaagatgacgaagaagaagaagatgatgatgataatatatacgAACAAGAgtataacaaaatatatgaGCATGAATATGACGATTTTGATGAAGAAGAACATGCAAGTGCACACCGTTTGGGAGAATTATATAAGGAAGATGAAGAAGCAAAAGAAGATATAGACATGGATCATAAAGATAAAGACAAAGACAAAGACAACGACACATTAGATATAGACCAAGATGATACACAAAAGGAACGTAATATTACTGAGGAAGAAAATCAGGAAGaggataaaaataatatcttAAGTATTGAAGATGAATCACAAGTTGTAAAAGAAAGTAAAGAAAATAAGAATCTTTttgatgatgaaaataaaattgaaaaaaaagaaaagccaaaaaaaaagaaaaacaaaaaaaagaaaaaacgATTAGATTTAATAGTATCAGATAACTGGAAAAAAATTGCAGAACCAGATGAAGCTTTAAATCAATTATTAACCAAAAGAGATGATTTAATTAGAAATACAGACATGCCTGAAAgattttttaatatatataaaaaaagacaaaagaaattaaataaaaaaatgttacTTATAGAATCTAAATGGATATTACATAAAttgaaagaaaaatatccaacatattttacatataaaaattttgaaaaaattattgaagaaacatataataaaacatatgatataaatgtaaaCGATTTCTTGAATgattcatttttattaaaaaaatgtatattaaCATTACATATGCTTATAAAgtataataatgaaataccatatattatatttcataaatcatatttaatatttccaccatttaatataaatatgttatGGGATATATATGAGCTAGATCAAAGTTGGTATAAAACTTTTATTAAAGTAAGGAAATTAAGTTGTAGATTAAAACGTTTAAGTAAAGCTAATAATATCCATATGGATATTTTCGACATtcttaataaatataatgaaatatattacgAGGATgtcaatatatattattattatatgaaaaataatttgCTAAATAcaaacaataataataataataataattatagtaataatattaacaattTTGATGATAgtcataataataataataatcaaaatatattatctctaaaaaataatgacAATGATAAAGATTTATTTGGTgaagatataataaataatgacAAGGAAAgtaaagaaaataatatttatatgaagGATGATTTATTTGGTGAAGATATATTAGTAGATGAAAAAAAcaaagaaaataataataataatgatgaatttgaaaaaaacaatatattaGATATGAATAAGATCAAAATACATAGTGATGAAAAGGAggataataaaaataatttatataataaatttaatgaGAGAAATATTCCAGGTTTACAATTTTTAgaatatgtaaaaaaaaataaatttaatatatgggatgaatatttattaacTACTGAAGaattttatgaaaatatatgttatttatataatttaataagAAATGAGAAGATATATCCATCcgaaaatatttatgatgatcatgaaaaaaataaatataatcataataaagatgattatgataatgatgattATCTTAATAaaggagaaaaaaaaaaattaaataaaaaagaaaatttaaaaatctttaaatataattgttcaaaaataaaaaatatggtATCTAATGTACcagaaatatatataaatgatttaAATGTAGAAAGTCAAATTGAAGATTGGTGTAAATCTTTTTTTCCTAGAGAAgtatcaaataataaagaaatatttaaaacattAATTTGTTATTATTCTAAATTATTAGCATCTCATCcatgtataaaatatatttttagattcttttttttgaaatattcATCTATAACTACTGTAAGTACTAATATAGGAGAAATGAATGTTGATATATGTAATAGTgattattttgtatatagACTTTATCGTTTGcctatatattatttattaacGAATGAACACAGGAATCAATTTCTCTTAGATCAAAATGAAGATacttataataatagaCGTGATACTAAAAATTCATATCGTCATAGtaattattcaaataattaCACATCTGATTATACTAATAATTGTActattaataatgatgtATTACCCTCTTTTCAAGTTAGCCATGATCCATGTTATATACACAATTATAActtaaatttttttaacaCACAATTAGATGAAAGCAATATTCCTATATATGCTAAAAAAAGAGAACtagaaaattattatcatatgcataaatataaacatatcTATCTAgagatattaaaaaataaagaaaataaattagttgatattattattcatcCAATCCTACCTCATGAAACTGTACCCTGGAAAAGTGAAGAATATAATGAAAGAGagaaaatcaaaaaaaaaaaaaaaaaaaatgaaagagatattaaaaattcatttgaaaaggaaaaaaataaattaattaaagCAGAACAGTTAGATAGCGAATGgataaataatattcttaGACAATTATCTTATGCCTATTGTTATAATGATatggaaaataataatatttttgtatatatacaaaaaaaaatattaaataatttcttaTGTGTAGAACTTTTAccattatttaaaaaaaatctaGAACATTTATTGTTATCTAGTGCTCAGAATTGGCTAATGGTATATATACATCaatctttttatttaacaCTTAATGTAAAAccaataaaaatattcaaaaagGATATTATTAGGAATAATCAagagaaaataaaaaaaaaaagaaaaaaggaaagtattaaaaataaagatgataataataataatgatgataataatgacgatgattatgatgatgatgataattaCGCTGATGATGAAGAATATTCATCAGAAAGTAAAAGTAGAGCATCTTCAACTTCAAAATATGAAGACGGTATGTTGAAAATGGACTATAATTATAAGAaggataaaaaaaaatattatagtGACGATTCTTACCATAGCGATATGTCAGATCATTATAAAAAGGATTATATGGATGATAAACATAAGgaaaagaagaaaaaaaaggataaaaataaagttaatgataaaaataaaaataaaaatagcaacaacaacaacaataacaacaataatGACAATagtgataaaaataaagataatattaatgacaataataacaaggataatatgaataatgacattattaataatgaaaatacTAATAACCATAGTgataatgatgaagaaaaagaagaaaaaaaaaaaaatcaaagtgatgataaaaacaatgtaaaatattcaaataaaaCAGATTTATTCCATTCAACCTATTCATCTGATGAATATAATTCTGAAGAACAGAACGatagaaaaaatgaattaaaaaataaaaaaaaaaaaagtagTAAAATGTACAACGAAGAAggtaaaaaatataagaaaaatataaattatgataattattcaGATAAATCTGGAAAAAGCTACGTAtctaataaaaatgatgaggataaaaaaaataaatccttattaaaaattatgaagaaaaatCATAATGTATATGATGTTATATCAATAGTGTGTGAATATGTTCAGTATAATGTTAGGGTACATCTAATGGCATGTGATATTTATGgtgatatattaaaatatatttatttagataatatatatacagatataataaaaaaagaaaaaattcCTATGGAAAAAGAGAGAATTGCTCATGAtttgaaaatattgaaaacttttattaaaacaaTAAAACCGGATATTATAGTTGTAGGTATTAGAGACGTACCATCATATCTtgtatattcatatattctaaatatgtttaataaCAATATGGATAGGAGTAATATAAAGGAggaaaatgataatatatatcaaaagGATAAACATGCACACAAATATGATGATCATAAATATGAACGTAATGAAGAACGTGTAAATAATctgaataataataagtaTCATATAATCGCTGAaagtttatatattcctaATTTAGTTACAAATAgtttaaaatataataaagaattagttgataaatatacaaGAGAAGCTTTGATGTGTTTATCTCTTTGTCATTATGTACAAAATCCATTAAATGctattttatctttatttgATGAAGATAGTAAAAGTATGTTGATTAAAATATGCTTACATGatttacaaaattatatttgtaaCTATAAATTGcaatatttatttgaaaGAGTTATGATTGATGTAGTAAATAAAATAGGGTGTGATATAAACTTTTtaagaaaacaaaaaaagaaacatcTTGAAAATTcattaaattatatatgtggTTTTGGTTTAAGAAAGAGAGAAGAATTAATGAAATTATTGCATAATACAAATTTAAATACACGTGAAGATCTTTTAAATCTATcaagtaataaaaaatttattgGAAAGTGTGTATATAGAAATTgttcttcttttattaGAATTATAAGTAATGGAGATGATTTTGTTGAGGCTTTAGATAATACAAGAATTCATCCATCCAATTGTTATCACATTATTTATGACATGTTAAAAAATACGGtagagaaaaaaaacagttttatgaaaaataagGATCTCTATGAATTAgtaaattatttaatagATAAAAAGAGATTGATCAAAcatatagaaataaaagaCTATGCAAGGAAGTATTACAATCAAgcaaataataataaaattaacaataataataataataatggaGATGGagattataataacaatagtgataataatagcaataataataataatgataataataatgtaagTGGTGatgatcataataataatagcattttaattaaaaatgatacgaagaaaatgttttataataagaataaaaatatttatttgtatccatacttaaaatttataaaaaatgaactACTAGAACCATATAAAGATTATcgttatatatatgagaaaaaaaaagaagaagaattattttatcttattattaatgAAAAGAAAGAAAACTTAGTTGTAGGTTCAGAGGTTGCATGcaaaattaattatataaataaaaataatggCTATATTGGTATATCTATATTACCATATAACATTAGAGGTGTTATAAGTGATTCTAAGGACTTTTTAAGACAATTAAGAAATTACTATAATGAGAgaatgaattatataaattctaatatggaaatattaaattcatttaataataagaataattttatgaatcataataataatttaaaagatgcacaatatattaataattcGGTTATAGGAGAAGTTATAAAAGGTAGAATATCAGctattaattataatttaaataataaatttgaAACAAATTTTTATGTAGTAGTAACAGAAGAAAATATTcgaaaaataaaaaaacaagtatttttacaaaatatgAGTTATCCATTTAGTTATGAAAATTTATCACCACTTATTGAATTAGATAttaattatgataataataattttatacaaacacattttaaaaaattaaatgataatgaagATTTTGATGATTTTGTtgaagatgaaaaaaatttatttattaaaaataaaaataaatattatcaaaataaaaaatttataaatcatccaaattttaaattatgGAATTATCAAGAagtatatacatatttaaaacaaaataatatatctataggtgaatcaattatatatccttcaaatgaaattaataaattatatgtaatcATTAAAACATGTGACAatcctttttatattgttaaATTCActatatatgaaaaaaatatacaacAACATCATAATATAACTAATAGAAATACACATCAACCAATTcaacaaatatatttaattaataacGAACAATTTAAATCAATAGATCAAATAGTTACAAATTTTTGTGAtaacttaaaaaaaaatctattagaattatataatcatcctaaatgtaaaaaaagaaaatcaTTTGAACAAGTTCAAAAAGAATTAAGTCAAGAAATGATACTTAAACcagataatattatgtgGTCTATTATACCACCTATCATGCCAGAaatcaaaaataataataataataaaggaGAGAAAAATGCTATACAAGATTTTAATCCTTTAAGATTTACATTAATGGTCATACCACCAATTAAACATCAACAACATCTATATTCAAATGTCCATTCTACTTATGAACCCAAAGATTTTATAGTACTTCATGATTCAATATATGTTGATCATAAATCCTTTAAATTGTGGACCAGAActgaaaaaaattttaaatatcTTATTACCTGGTGGAAAGAAAAAGGATATTGGAATCGTCAAAATGAAAGATTAGAATATATgaatgaaaagaaaaaaaaaatggaagaatataataaaaaactTAAAGCTGTCAAAAATTGA